Proteins co-encoded in one Falco rusticolus isolate bFalRus1 chromosome 14, bFalRus1.pri, whole genome shotgun sequence genomic window:
- the ARHGAP36 gene encoding rho GTPase-activating protein 36 — protein sequence MQPVPLHSLSELERASLQEIALYQLQEKLLVGDVSLAKVGPKGSKSIHQKLESFSKDKKDCSPQTFGIPLFQVITNDRAYRQLQDAVKKSRRLCLEVEETVTRFRAQRQKKSPVGRSCGLVPCGVFPEEPLSPTLLDNSSWSQRRGAMSVDSITDLRDASKLLEALQLSHPHELDPQRSLGKKKMLSLNPITWQVPRIVDRCCKHIETHGLHTVGIFRVGSSKKRVQQLREEFDRGVDVFLDEHQSVHDVAALLKEFLRDMPDSLIPRELYAAFLSTASMQGPAQLATLQLLLFLLPPCHSDTLHRLLRFLSEVARHAESSWGPDGQEIPGNKMTVSNLATVFGPNILQKEKPGEKDAGAVNFEDSAAIILVLQKLIEHYQTLFMVSPEMQCGVLRRLFQTDPDVIDYLLRRKFNAVPSTESEDSTEEHAPSALPGWTRTLESSSVSSELYSSISFLNLDIGI from the exons ATGCAGCCTGTGCCCCTGCACAGCCTTTCGGAGTTGGAAAGAGCCAGTCTGCAAGAGATTGCTCTCTaccagctgcaggagaagctgCTTGTTGGAGATGTCAGCCTGGCTAAAG TTGGACCTAAAGGCAGTAAATCTATCCACCAGAAACTGGAGAGCTTTTCCAAGGATAAGAAAG ACTGCTCTCCTCAGACCTTCGGGATCCCGCTCTTCCAGGTCATCACCAATGACCGTGCCTACAGGCAACTGCAGGACGCAGTGAAGAAGAGTCGCCGGCTGTGCCTGGAGGTGGAAGAGACAGTGACAAGGTTTCGGGCTCAGAGGCAGAAGAAGTCCCCAgtgggcaggagctgtggcctgGTACCCTGTGGGGTCTTCCCGGAGGAGCCGCTTTCCCCAACTCTTCTTGACAACAGCTCCTGGAGCCAGCGAAGG GGGGCCATGTCCGTGGACTCCATCACTGACCTGAGAGACGCTTCCAAGCTGCTGGAGGCGCTGCAGTTGTCACACCCCCACGAGCTGGACCCACAGAGAAGCCTGGGCAAGAAAAAGATGTTGAGCCTCAACCCCATCACCTGGCAGGTCCCGCGGATTGTGGACAGATGTTGCAAACACATTGAGACGCACG GTCTCCACACGGTGGGCATCTTCCGGGTTGGGAGTTCCAAGAAAAGAGTTCAGCAG CTGAGGGAGGAGTTTGACCGAGGGGTGGATGTTTTCTTGGATGAGCATCAAAGTGTTCATGatgtggctgctctgctgaaagAGTTTCTTCGGGACATGCCAGATTCACTGATACCCAGAGAGCTCTATGCAGCCTtcctcagcacagcct CCATGCAGGGTCCGGCGCAGCTGGCcaccctccagctgctgctcttcctgctgcccccctgccacagCGACACGCTGCACCGGCTCCTGCGGTTCCTCAGCGAGGTGGCCCGGCACGCCGAGAGCTCCTGGGGCCCTGATGGTCAGGAG ATTCCTGGGAATAAAATGACAGTTTCAAACTTGGCCACAGTCTTTGGTCCCAACATCCTGCAGAAGGAGAAGCCTGGAGAGAAAGACGCTGGTGCCGTGAACTTTGAAGACAGTGCTGCCATCATACTGGTACTCCAGAAGCTGATTGAGCACTACCAGACCTTGTTCATG GTCTCTCCAGAAATGCAATGTGGCGTCCTAAGGAGGCTGTTTCAGACTGACCCCGATGTCATTGACTACCTTCTGCGCAGGAAGTTCAACGCCGTGCC gagCACAGAGAGTGAGGATTCAACAGAGGAGCATGCTCCATCTGCACTGCCTGGTTGGACCCGCACCCTGGAGAGCAGCTCGGTCTCATCAGAGCTGTACAGCAGCATCTCATTCCTAAACCTGGACATCGGCATCTAG